The region tggcagagacacaacaaaaacagagaattttagaccaatatccctgatgaacatcgatgcaaaaatcctcaaaaaaatactggcaaactgaatccagcagcacatcaaaaagcttatccaccatgatcaagtgggcttcatccctgggatgcaaggctggttcaacatacacaaatcaataaacgtgatccagcatgtaaacagaaccaatgacaaaaaccatatgattatctcaatagatgcagaaaaggcctttgacaaaactcaacaacacttcgtgctaaaaactctcaataaattaggtattgatgggacatatctcaaaataataagagctatctatgacaaacccacagccaatatcatactgaatgggcaaaaactggaagcattccctttgaaaacaggcacaagacagggatgtcctctctcaccactcctattcaacatagtgttgaaagttctggccagggcaatcaggcaggagaaggaaataaagggtattcaattaggaaaagaggaagtcaaattgtccctgtttgcagatgacatgattgtatatctagaaaaccccattgtctcagcccaaaatctccttaagctgataggcaacttcagcaaagtctcaggatagaaaatcaatgtgcaaaaatcacaagcattcttgtacatcaaaaacagagagccaaatcatgagtgaactcccattcacaattgcttcaaagagaataaaatacctaggaatccaacttacaaggaacgtgaaggacctcttcaaggagaactagaaaccactgctcaatgaaataaaagaggatacaaacaaatggaagaacattccatgctcattggtaagaataatcaatatcatgaaaatggccatactgcccaaggtaatttatagattcaatgccatccccatcaagctaccaatggctttctttaaagaattggaaaaaactactttaaagttcacatggaaccaaaaaagagcccgcattgccaagtcaatcctaagccaaaagaacaaagctgggggcatcatgctacctgacttcaaactatactacaaggctacagtaaccaaaacagcatggtactgctaccaaaacagcatggtactggtaacacaacagagatatagaccaatggaacacaacagagccctcagaaataatgccgcatatctacaaccatctgatctttgacaaacctgacaaaaaacaagtaatggggaaaggattccctatttaataaatggtgttgggaaaactggctagccatatgtagaaagctgaaactggatcccttccttacaccttatacaaaaatttattcaagatggattaaagacttaaaagttagacctaaaaccataaaaaccctagaagaaaacctaggcaataccattcaggacataggcatgggcaagaacttcatgtctaaaacaccaaaagcaatggcaaccaaagccaaaattgacaaataggatctaattaaactaaagagcttgtgcacagcaaaagaaactaccatcagagtgaacaggcaacctacagaatgggagataatttttgcaatctactcatctgacaaagggctaatgtccataatctacaatgaactcaaacaaatttacaagaaaaaaacaaacaaccccatcaaaaagtgggcaaaggacttgaacagacacttctcaaaagaagacatttatgcagccaaaagacacaggaaaaaaggctcatcatcactggctatcagagaaatgcaaatcaaaaccacaatgagataccatcacacaccagttagaatggcgatcattaaaaagtcaggaaacaacaggtgctggagaggatgtgcagaaataggaacacttttacactgttggtgggactgtaaactagttcagccattgtggaagtcagtgtggcgattcctcagggatctagaactagaaataccatttgacccagccatcccattactgggtatatacccaaaggattataaatcatgttgctataaagacacatgcacacgtatgtttattgcagcactattcacaatagcaaagacttggaccaactcaaatgtccaacaatgacagactggattaagaaaatgtggcacatatacaccatggaatactatgcagccataaaaaatgatgaatttgtGTCCTTTGTAcggtcatggatgaagctggaaaccgtcattctcagcaaactatcgcaaggacaaaaaaccaaacaccacatgttctcactcataggtgggaattgaacaatgagagcacatggacacaggaaggggaacatcacacaccggggactgttgcggggtaggggggaggggggagggatagcattaggagatatacctaatgttaaatgacgagttaatgggtgcagcaccccAACATGGctcacgtatacatatgtaactaacctgtacattgtgcacatgtaccctaaaacttaaagtataataataaaaatatggtaaGTGTATATGGCAGTAATCTTACCTATacgggcaacaacaacaaaaaatagataaatacagaACCTCTCTGGAACTTAATCCACTGGCATGACTGAAATGCTATACCTGTTTTATAGTAACTCTCCATTTATTCCTGCTTCCTAGCCCCAGCACCTGGAAACCCCCATTCTCCTCTGTGTGTTTATGCATTTGATTATTTTGCATACCTTATATAAGCGACATCACAGAGTATTGGTCCTTCTGTGAtggccttattttacttaacacaatgtcttcaaggttaataaattctgtctagtttttaaaataaatcaatttactattatatttttggtaaataaaCGTTATGTATCATTTCTACTTATGTAGTTTTAAATTTATGTGAGGGAACTTATGATGTCTACATCATTTTAGATtgacttattttttcttcaaagaatatGATTTTGTTATTTACATATCTTGATTGTTATAGATTTGTTTATGCATTTAAACTAGATTAAAAAATTGGTTGTGTTGAGTCTTCTATATTACATGAAATAATGTAACTCACATCTTTTTAGtcctcatttttctctcataCAATATTCTATCAAGTCTGTACACTTGGATGACGCTTGGAAATTGTTAGGCCACATAGTGTCAATATTTTCAAATCTGTTAGATGCAACAAAAATTTTTGGTATTTCTATTTATAATATATGCTAGTACttacatttgcaaatatttaatgttcatacagCCAGGAAAAAGTTGGGGATATTTTTCCACTCACACTTCTAGCAGTTTTAATAATTCCAGGAAGCTCCTATTTTGGTAAATAAAGGAAGcaataaaatgtcattaaaattttactttgaacaataattaaaaatacatttagtcTACCGGACAACTGAATAGccacacaaaaattaataaagaagaacCACTACATCtaattatacacaaaaattaacttcaaatcaacaccctaaatataaaagtaaaatgataaaactcttagaagacaaCATAGGTGTAAATCTTCACGACCTTCTTTGTGTTTGGCAATAGATTCCTAAACATGCTACCCCAGCTACAAGCAACAGCAGAAAATTTATAAATCaagcttcatcaaaattaaaaatatttcttcatcaAAGGACATTATAAagacagtgaaaagacaacctaaaaagtggaaggaaaaattttgaaataatatatttgataggTATTAGATAACTAGAATACATAAAAAAACTCCCACAACTCAACAATAAGGAGTCAAATAACCTCAGAAGTCtacttaaaaatgacaaaaatacttGAATAAAATTTTCTCCAGAGAGATAAACAAATGCCCAATAAAAACATGGAAGTTACTCAACATTAGTTATTAGAGAATTGTAAATGagaatcacaatgagataccacttcatatcaATCAGAATGGAAGACAGAAAATAGCAaacgttggtgaggatgtggataaaCTTATACCCTCGTGCtttgctgttgggaatgtaaatgtaaaatcatTCAGGTACTAAGCTACTATacaaagcagtttggcagttcctcaaaaagttaaacatagaattaccatatgactacAATTCCACTACAAGATATATACCCAGGTAATAAAACAAAGTCATGAAGAGGCAGCTCTACTCACATTAGCCAagaggttaagaaaaaaaaagtcaaaatttccatcaacagataaatggatacacaaattgtgatatatgcatacagTGGGATATTATCCCtctctgtaaaataaatatagcttttgaagaaaatagaataaacttAACTAAGGAGGCGGAAGGTGTGTagactgaaaactacaaaacatttgtgaaataaattcaagaatataACAAATGGAAAGTCATCCTAGGTTCATTAATTGGagaacttaatattgttaaaatgcctatTCTATCCAAAGTGCTTTGCAGGTTCAATGAAATCTCCAAAACCCCAAAGACGTGGTTTacagtaacagaaaaaaagaaagccctaAATtctatatggaaccacaaaacacCCTGAGTAGTCAAAATAATCTAGAAGatgaagaacaaaattggaggttccatattttctaatttcaaaatatattacaaatctgCAGTAATTAAAACTGCACAGGACAAAACATAGTGTTTCACGCCTATAGtgccagcaatttggaaggctgaggaaagtggattgcttgaggccagaagttcaaaaccagtcttggcaacataattagatctcatctctacaaaaaataaaataacataaaaattacctgggcatggtgatatgcacctctagtcccagctttttgggaggctgaggcaggaggatctcttaaaTCCAGAAcgttgagtctgcagtgaaccacaatcaggccactgcaccagtgcactccagcctgggtgacacattgagactctgcctcaaaaaaataacaaaacaaaactgtatggTACTTACATACAGACTGACATATAGACCACTGGAAGATAGAGAGAGATCAAAAGAAcaaatccatatatatatggtcCACATCTTCGACAGGGCTCCTAACACAGAGTAAAGGAGAGTCTCTTCAACAAACGGTTccgggaaaactggatatccacatgcaaaagaataaaattgggacCTTATCTTAAATTATActcaaaagtcaactcaaaatggattaaacataagacctgaaacttcAAAACTCCTAggagaaaagatagagaaaatttTTATTACGTTAGTCTTGGGAATGATTGCTTGAAGATGATACCAAAAGTACagacagcaaaataaaaacaaaattgacaagttgGAATTtatcaaactaaaaaacttctgcatagttaaggaaacaatcaacacagtgtatatacagtatacaaaatgtgagaaaatatttgcaaaccatatatctgataagggcttaacttctaaaatatattaaaaactcctACAACTCTATAtcgacaaacaaacaaacaaaaaatcctaatGACCCAATTGAAAACAGGCTAAAGACATGAattgacatttcttcaaagaagagatacaaatgaccaacagatatatgaaaagatattcaagatCACCACTCaggaggaaaatgcaaatcaacacaacaatgaaatatcaccttaTATCTGTGAGGATGTGTGAGGAtgataattattaaaaagaaaataaaagacagcaattactgaaaaaaatatgaagaagtTAGGACCCTTGAAATTTTTCAATGAAAAGCAAAATGGTGCAGACACTATGGAAACTGCTCAAAAAATATAGAACTACCATATCATCCAATAATCTCTCCAAATttggggtatttatccaaaagggTTTATATTATGATATCAAAAAGATATTAGAACACCCATGTTcatgcagcattattcaaaatagccaagaggtggaaacgATCTCAgagtccattgatggatgaatgggtaaaggaaatgtggcatatacatgcaatggcatattattcagccttaaaatatGGGCATCTTGCAATATAAGAGAACATGGattaacctggaggacattatactaaatgaaacAAACCAgtaacaaaagaataaatactgcatgattccatttataggaagAATCTATAAAATACTCAAACTTATAGAACCAGAAAGTAGAATGGCAGTTTCAAGGGACTGGGAgctgggagaaatggggagttttTAATCAACAGGTATAAAGTCTCAATATGCAAGATAAATAAGTTCTAAGGATCTACTTCCAACATTGTGCCTATAATTAAAAGTAATGTAAACTTACAAATGTTAGAGGGTATATTTCAtgtaaagcacaataaaacacaatgtaaaaaataaaagaggccgggcgcggtggctcaagcctgtaatcccagcactttggggagccgaggcgggcagatcacaaggtcaggaggtcgagactatcctggctaacacggtgaaaccccgtctctactaaaaattcaaaaaattagccgggcatggtggtggtgggcgcctgtactcccagctactcgggaggctgaggcaggagaatggcgtgaactcaggagacggagattgcagtgagccgagatcgtgccactgcactccagcctgggcgacagagcaagactccgtctcaaaaataaattaaataaataaataaataaataaataaataaataaaataaataaaataaatagaaataaaataaaataaaataaaataaatgaaaaaacaacccATGCTACAACAGACATGGAATGTTTTCAAATAGTGtttgaaaacattacactaagtgaaagcaGAACAGGAAATAAAGGTCACTTTTCTATGGTTCCTTTAtaagaaatatccagaataggaaaATACAGACATGGAGCGCAGATTTTGGGGGGCTGGAGTAAGTGAGAACTGGGGAGAAACTACTTATTGTGTACTTCTTAGTGATGGACGTGTTCTGGAGCTAGacagaggtggtggttgcacaatattgtgaatgtagTAATTGCCACTGAATTATTCCCATAAACAGTTAATTTTATCACATGGGAATTTTACCTTAATATACTATTTTTAGATGAGTTTAGATATAATTTTACGTGTTGTGTGCCTTTTTAAATTAAGTCCCAACCTTTATTTTGCCCATGTAACTGATGTGTATTCTTGATAACAAATTGTGCCTGATACATGAaaagaaattgtttattttatgaaagcttttagtttataaaatttcaaatttggtGTACTCACCTTAGTTTGTATTTGCTAGCAAATTACCCAAAAGTGTTTGAGTGTTTTCTATCATTTCACATTTACATTTTCTAGATTATTATTAAAGTATATCCATTGTCCATAAGAGGTTTCACCTTTTATGAATTTTATCCATGTATATTTTATGCATTGTgctataaattttattatgaattaaCTCAACAAATGGATGATTGTATCTATTTTCCCAAGTCTGTAGTTtggttttttattatatttttggtactttttatcatgcagactttacaatttttaaagaatgaaaacaatCTTTCTGATTTTAAGTGGTGTTTAAATATCTCTTCTATTCTAaatcatacatacacacaagcacacacacgccacacatatgcacacagggGATGTCCTCATTTGCATGATTTTGCACACACATATGATGAATATCAATGACCATAACTTAATTTTGACTTTTGAAGTAAGGAATCACATAATATCAGAGGACAGAGCCTCCaaacaggagaaaataaatgCAGAGGTATTATGTAGAAATATTCTGTGGGAGGAGATGCTCTATATTTATACTTTTGAAGTGTGATTTAGATGTATTAATCATATTTtagcaaaatattcaaaatattcattatatggagatgaaagaaaacaatacacatttttaaGTAAAGGTTACAAACATAAATGCCTGTGAATGTGCATTTTTGTGTATATCTATCagcatgtatgtacatatatgtgaacatatgtatatgtatacatatataaagaaacaGATGACACAGATTTTTCTACATGTAAGAACAGCATAGGTACAGGGTCACTTatgatctttattttaaaacgtccaagaaaaaaacaggattacactaataaattaaacatttttattattgtctAGGGAAAACTCTTGCTAACCAGGTTTTTCCTCTACTGTCATACCACaacaatcatcaacacagaagacttctgtgatcaAATGTGTGGGGATTTCTTCCTCCCACACCACGTGATAGTCACCAACTGGGTATCCTCTAATTCAGTTGCAACACTATCTACCCAGAGATAGTGTCAGAACCCATAGGTTGAGGGTTCAGTCCCCAAAACTGCCCCCTGACAACATTAGTCACAAGTTCGGGTCTCCAGAACTTCTGAGCAACCAGCTTCAAGTTGGAGCTCCCATGACCCCCTCTTTGGGTTTCATTAAATTACTGAAGCAGCTCACAAAACTCAGGGAAACATATTACTGGCTTtttataaaggatattgcaaaggataTGGGTGAAGGGATGTATAGGACAAAGTATAAGGAAAGGAGTGCAgaacttccatgccctccctgacCGTGCCACCCTCTAGGAACTTCCACTTGTTCTGCTCCCCAGAAGCTCACTGAACCCTATCCTCTTAGGTTTTATGGAAGCTTCAAGGCAGCAGCGTTCCTTCCCCAAGGGTATAGGATGGGGCTTTCTCATGGGAGAGCCTTAAGACTCACAATCAGTAAGGCAAACATTGGAATCCTGCCTTGGGTCAagtgaaaggagggcaggagaaggtaaAAGGCCTGCCCCTGAGGCCTAACACatccaacattataacaaaagactgtaacaaaGGCTATGGGAATTATGACCCAGGAACCCTGAATGAAAACCAACATATATCATAACACCACAATGACACATTCTTGGTATTGAGGTAGAGAGTATCACTCTcaccttttttaaatttatattttagcatGAAAGAATACTTTATTGATAACCTGATTTTTcccaaacatttttttcattgaatCTTTTACATCTTTGTTCCTCAAACTGTAGATGATGGGATTCAGCATGGGAATCACAATGGTATAAAATACTGACACTATCATGTCATGGTCCAAAGTGTAGCTGGAACTTGGTCTCACATACATGAAGAGGATTGTCCCATGATAAATTGTCACTCCAGTTAGGTGAGCTCCACATGTGGAGAAGACTTTTCTCCTCCCTTCAGCAGAATGCATCTTCAGAATGGCCAACAGAATCAAACCATAGGAGATCAGAACAATCAGGATAGTGACTATCTCAATAGAACCCACAAAGCAGAAGAGTAGAAGCTGGTTTGTGTGAGTGTCAGAACAAGAAATAGCAAGCAGAGGAGGGATATCACAAAAGACACACCTAATTTCATTGGATCCACAGAAGGACAGGCTAAATGTAGCCACTGTATGTATAGTAGCATGTAAAATGCCAGCAACATAGGAAGCAGTGATGAGTGGCACGTAGACTCTGGGTGACATGCTCACTGAATACAGGAGAGGGTTGTAGATGGCTACATAGCGATCATAAGCCATTGCAGCCAAGAGAAAGCATTCTGTTGTTCCAAAACTACAAGCAAGAAACACCTGTGCTACACATCCAAGGAATGAAATGACTTTATTCCTTGACGTAAAATCTACTAACATATTTGGGGTAATAACTGAGGAATAGCAGGCGTCCACAGAAGACAACACACTCAGAAAATAGTACATGGGATTGTGGAGCTGGGAATCCCTAATGACCAGTAAAATCAGTCCTAAATTTCCCATGAGAGTGAAGAGGTAGATTGCTAGAAACAGGAAGAAGAAGACGATCTGCAGTTCAAGATTGTCTGTGAAGCCCTTCAGTACAAATAAGGTAACTTCAGTGACATTCTTCATGTTGAAATCTAGAACAAACTTGAAGATATGCATAAAGTTACAGTTCATATTATGACAAAAAGAATGAACAATACCATGACTCAAGGGGATGTTAACTGTGCTcttgtatatactgtacaacataTATTCAGCAGGGCATAATTCTCTAGTAGTGAATCAGAAGACAGTGACAAACTGGTCAGCCATGTGTTCATGCCACTCACTGCAGAATCAAATGGAAGAAATGGATGTTCGTTAGTTGGCTGGACTTATTCTGTTTCTAAAATCATCAGGTCTACTGGTTAATTTACCACTGAATTGTATTAAGCTgtttacatattaaataatattaaaacacacaaaaatgagtggcttaaacaatctTTTGGCATCCAAATACACAAGAGACTGTATCAGGGGACAGAGCATTGGAATACAATACCAGAATTTTAGAACTTTTAGCAATTGTGCAAAATGATTTGCTATATCTACTTGTCTATAGAATGAGAACATTAATAGTTTGTTCACAAGATTGGAGTAAATATTGAAGGAAAATTgcattaataaaatagaatatgtaaAATAACTTTGATTATAGAATATGCTGAATTACGTTGGTTCTACAGAGTATTCTATCAAGATTAAATCCAATAaacaattatgatttttttcatctgCTCATTCAAATGTCTCTGAATTATTCTTTGGAGAATGAAGAAGTTTTGTGAATTACTTGATCATTTTATGccaaaaataaacatgcaaattaCCATGATTCCATTTTCTACATTACAATTGTCTTAATTTTGCTTTGTGCAAATAAGACACTTCAACCAAATTTCTTGTGAGACAGGCATTTCTACTAGATGCCGAAATAAATTATATTGGGTAAAAATTAAGTTAATATTAGCACACAGTCAAAGATTCAGAGTTATAAAGAGAAAATCACTATGATTCTTGAAGATTTAATACTGTAGaatcaactttttaaattaatgtaaatCTGTTTTTATGAATCAAATTTTAATGGAAGGGAGAAAACTTCAAATATCATGAATGTAATAATGAAACACTAAGTTTGCTAAATAATAGGCATTTATTTAGTACTTGCTGCAAGAACAGACATTTTGTGTACATTACCTTATTTCACCTTTATAGCAACTTTCATAGCTAATAATTTCCAGAACCAAGATTCAATCCCAGGTTTCTCTCATTGTACatgaaatttttgcattttttcatgGCTTCATAAATGGCTTCATTCTGCAACTGGAACACTCTTCCTCTTACCCCTCTGCTGACCTCAGGGAAATAAAGGCAAAGCAAAACATGATTCttgatgtatttgtattttttaagccattaagtctAGAGAAACATAAAATAAGTAGCAATCTGAAGTGACTTCTAGATTATAAagccagaaaataaatttaaaataagtattgATTGTTTTCCTTATTATCTCAAAATACAAGACGCCAGATAAATGAATAAGTCAAATTTTCTTTTGCCCTTTGTTGATATTTATTGGTAAATTCATGATCTTTGAActatctttaagaaaaataaaagcatatactCTATTAGGAGCACTCTTATTTATCTCTACAAGTACAAatacaatattttctatttttttattgttttgtagtaAGTGTTGGTTTTTAATTCTTAGGCATAACtctaaataaatcatattttgaTGAATACACTTTATTCACATATGCAATAGTCCAGAACTGAAGTGTTTAGTTCTTGGTGTTTAGTAGCTAAAAAGTTTAGTAAAAAAACAACATAGTTGTTCTTGATATTGTAGGTTCTAGCTTCTGAAATATTCTTCAAATTATCTGAAATTTTCTCTTACCTGTGGAACAGCAAATGCAGATTTAGGTATTCTATGAATATGGCCAACTTAGATTGTTTATATCTTTGTAATCGACTCTTGATGAAATCCAAGGAGATGTCCCAAGGGGAATATGCCCCAATTATCTTCTGTTTCAAAATAGCACCATGATGATTtacttaataataaaaagtaaatgattCCAGAATAAGGCACTGCATGCTCCTACTTATTGAATCAATCGAGTTCTTTGGCCTCTGTTTAAGATGTGTCAGATTTGAATTTCCCTGGTGACtactgatgttgaacatcttttcatacatctgacggccatttgtatgtcttctttggaaaaaaaatatattcaagtcctttgccagtttttaaattagattattgTTATTGTAGCtattgaatttatatattttgatattaatcCCCTATTAGATAtatcatttacaaatattttttgcttGGCTGATGGTTTTCTTCATTGTGCAGAAGATTTTGACTTTGACGCAGCCCTACTTGtctaattttggttttgttacTTGGCTTTTTATGTCATTGcttgtatttttatgttatatccAACAAGTTAC is a window of Gorilla gorilla gorilla isolate KB3781 chromosome 9, NHGRI_mGorGor1-v2.1_pri, whole genome shotgun sequence DNA encoding:
- the OR5T2 gene encoding olfactory receptor 5T2, producing the protein MLYSIYKSTVNIPLSHGIVHSFCHNMNCNFMHIFKFVLDFNMKNVTEVTLFVLKGFTDNLELQIVFFFLFLAIYLFTLMGNLGLILLVIRDSQLHNPMYYFLSVLSSVDACYSSVITPNMLVDFTSRNKVISFLGCVAQVFLACSFGTTECFLLAAMAYDRYVAIYNPLLYSVSMSPRVYVPLITASYVAGILHATIHTVATFSLSFCGSNEIRCVFCDIPPLLAISCSDTHTNQLLLFCFVGSIEIVTILIVLISYGLILLAILKMHSAEGRRKVFSTCGAHLTGVTIYHGTILFMYVRPSSSYTLDHDMIVSVFYTIVIPMLNPIIYSLRNKDVKDSMKKMFGKNQVINKVFFHAKI